GACGACCGGCCCCATGCCCATGCCCGACGGCCGGTCCGTGGAGATCCGGTTCGACTTCGTCGACTCCCTCCTGCACGTGATCACCAGCGCCGGGGAATCCGGGTCGTTCCAACTGCGCCATGGGCTGACCTGCGCGAGCTTCTACGGGCAGCTGTTCGATGCGCTGGCCGATCTGTCGTTGGAAGTGGAGATCTACCCGGCCCCGTTCGACCTCGATGGGCCGCTTCTTTCGGAAGACACGGTCCACGACGCCTACGACGAGGAGGCGGTGGCCCGCTACTGGACCGTCCTCCGCCGGACCGTCGACGTCATGAACCGGTTTGCCGGCGGATTCAACGGCAAGCAGAGTCCGGCCCACCTGTTCTGGCACAGCTTCGACCTGGCGTACGCCCGCTACTCCGGCCGCCCCGCTCCGGCCCGGCCCGGCGCCGACCGGGTGACGCTGGAGGCGTACTCGCACGAAGTCATATCGTGCGGCTTCTGGCCGGGGGACGACAAAACGCCTGCGCCCTCCTTCTACTGCTACACCGCCCCGGCCCCCGAGGGCCTGACCGCGCAGCCGCTGGAGCCGTCGGCAGCCTTCTGGAACGAGCAGGCGGGGACTGCCTACCTTCCCTACGACGAAGTCAGGACTAGCCCCGAGCCCGAGGCGACGCTGCTGGGTTTTTTCGAGAGCGCGTACCGGGCGGGCGCAACGACCGGCAACTGGGATATCGAGGCCTTCACGGCCTCCGGCGGATCGGAGATCAGATGAAACGGATGAGGTGGTTCGCTTGTGTTGTGCTGCTCTGCCTTTCGGCCGGGGCGTGTCGCACGGAGGATCCGGCGGTGGCGCCCTCTCCGTCCGCCTCAGTCACCGCAGGTGAAACCGGCTCTCCCGCGGCCACCCCAACCGCCGATCCCCTGACCCTGGCCCAGGGATCCGGCGGCCCCGGACTCGAATACGAACTCAAGCTGGTCCCCGGAGACCCGGTCTGCGTCCAGCTGCGACGGCTGGAGGAGGCGGGCGACTTCATGATCTGCGACGAGAATTCGGAACAGGACTTCAACGGCGACGACGACCTGCGCTACGCCTTCGGCGGGCTGAACCCGGAGCAGGTGCCGAAGTTCGTCATAGGGATCACCGACGAGAAGGTCGCGAGGGTGGTGGTCAACCTTGCCGAAGGTCCAAGCCCGGAGGTGGCGACCCTTTCGTCGACGGAAGTGCCCGACCGGCGGTTTTTCGTCGTCATGCTGAACCCCGACCCGCCGCAGCACGTGCAGGCAGTGCGGGGGCTCGACGCCGGGGGGAAGACCGTGGCCGGCTTCAGCCTGGGGGAGGAAGGCCCTTCGCCCCTGCCGACCGGTTAGGTTCCCGGGAGGCTATTTGCCGGTGACCGGCTGGTCCGGGGCCGCGAATCCTCCACCCCCGAAGTTCTTGAGGACGACGCCCTCTGAGCGGACCATGTCCTTGCCGCACTTGGGGCAGGGCTCGCTGCCGGTGGAACTGTCCTCCATCATGTCGAGACCGCAGTCCTCGCATCTAAAGTTGGCCATCCGGTGCTCCTTCGCCAGTTCGGTGTCTGTGCGGAAATCATGCCACGTTGTTTCCCATCAAACGCTTGCCTGCCATCCGGGGCCGGTTCATTGTGGTCTTTCGCGCACTTATCGGGACCGGAACAGAACGGGGGATCTGATGATTGGGGAAGCCAAGAAGGCCATAGTCCGGCGGGTTGCGGTCCTGCTGGTCGCTGTCGTCGCTGCTGCAGGTTGTACCCAGGACGATCCGGTTATCGAAGGGTCCCCGACCCCCGCCGCTTCCGCCACGGCGTCGGCCGAGCCTTCTGCTCCAGCTTCGGCGGAGCCGAACGCGTCAGGCACTGCGGATCCCCAGAAGCTCACCGATCCGGAGGAGGCGGCCAAGCATCTGTTCGAGGCGTGGAAAGCGGGCGACAAGGCCAAGGCGTTGAAGTTCGCCGACCAGAAGGCGGTGGACGAGGTTTTTTCCCGTCCTTACACCGGGCCAGACCCGGAGTTCATGGGGTGCGACCACGAGGTCGACCACTATTTCTGCCGGTTCCGGTACGAGGGCGGGTCGACGACCTACCGGGTGGACGGCGGCGTGTCGGCCGGTTACATGGTGACGGAGGTCACGCAAACCGCCGACTAGATCCGGGCTCGGATCCAGTCCTTGGCGGCGGCGTCGAGCTGTTCAAGCGTCATGTCGAACCGCTTTTCGAGGAGTCTCGCGGCGATGGCCTCGGCCTGCTCCCGGGCGGTCTCGTGCCGGATCATCGCCCAACTGAGTTTCTCGAGTTCCTCGTCGGTCTGCTCCTCGTCGCACGATTCCAGGAAATCAAGGACGGCCTTCTCCCCGAACCGTTCTACGAGGTGGGAGATGGCGGCACCGCTGATTGCATAATCGGAGACCGATAGGCCCCGCCACTGGCCTTCGGCCATCTTCATAAGCGACCGCTCCTGTAATTCTTCGGGTTTGCGCCGGATAGCCTCCAAACCGGGTTCTCCAGAGAAGTAGACGGCAACGCCTTCGCCTACCCAGTCGGGCACGAGCGCCGAAGTCACCGGGGTGAGGATGGCGTGAGTGACCTCGTGCAGGATCAGGCTCCGGCGGGTCGGAGGGTCGGCGTCCTCCCAGTCACCGAGGTTCACGAGCAACCACGGTTCCGAGACGGTGAACTCTCGGCCTTTGGTCGAGTGGACGCTGGTAACCGAGGCGGCACCGCCGCCGCCGACCAGGTCAAAGTCCCTTGAGTCCCCAGGAACCAGGACCAGGTAGGTCTTGGAACGCACGTCGGAAAGGCTCTTGCCCAGGTTCGACCGAGCTTCGGCCACCAGCGTGCCGAGCTCGGCAGCGTCAAAGTCCGGCGGGTGAAAGATGAGCGCTGCGGGGGTTTTCGTGCGGGTCACCGTATTTTCGACCGCCCAGGCCGGCTCCAGCTCCCACTCCAGGTACCCGAGCTGCCAGCCGTCTTCCCCGACGGGATCGACCCGGATGCTCGCAGAGAAGGGCAGGTCGACCGTTACGTCCTTCAAACGATACGAGCCCGACAAGGACCGGTGGTGCTCGGAGCGGTCATGCTCCTTCGTATCCATCTTCAGGCTTACCTTGTTGACCCCGAAATCCCGGGTTCGGTCCACCGCGAGCAGAATTCGCTCCATGTAGCGGTCTTTGAGCCCGGTGCTGATCGGGGGCAGGGCCTTCCTGTCGGAGGTTTCGAAGGCTTTTTGGAGCGGCCCGACGATCTGGTGGTTGATCTCCCGGACGATCTTGTCCTCGCTGGGCGAACTCTTGGCGGCCTTTGGCAACGAGGTCGTTTTGGGAGAGGCCGTGGAATCGAGACGGCTGCAAGCGGCCGGAAGCAGCAGAAGAAGACAGATGATGGCCCGGGCGGCCCCCGCTCGCCGAAACATGCATAGATTTTAGGCGGGAGGTCGGCCGTTTTGAAGGCTGAAGTTTCAGGTCTGGAGAAGCCGGCGAAACCTGGCGGCGATCTCCTCGACCGACTGCCGGCCGGCCGCAACCTCCATCACCAAGCTGTACACGCCGTCATTGGGGGCGGCTGTTATGGCCACGCCATTGATCTCGAGAAAGGCGGCGGCGGCGAGCCACCCCAGCCGCTTGTTTCCATCGACCAGCGGGTGACTCTTTACGATCGACTGAAGGAGCGCCGCGGCCTTGGTCCAAATGTCCGGATAGGCGTCTTCACCCGATACGGTAACCGCTACCCTCCCGGCCGCAGCGCCCAGGAGACCGTGATCTCTGATGGGCGGCGGGTCACCGAAGAGCGCCCGCGCCAGGTAAATCAGATCGTTGAGGTCGAGGTACTCGAACTCCTCATCACTCGCCAAGGCGGTTCAAGGCGTCCGCGTGAGCGTCCATCACTTTGCGAGCTGCCTCGGAGACCCGCTCGCGATGCCGGCCGCTCGCCACGTAGTCCCGAACCGCTCGGCGTGCCGCTTCCTGCATCGAGATGCCGTCGGCCTTTGCACGCGCCTGCAGAGCCTTCTGCTCCTCAGCCGTCAATCGCAGGGTCATAGCCATGCGTCGATGGTATCAAATTGATACCTGAACCTGTACCTGCCATAGTCATCGGATGATCGACCTGGAAGTCACCAACGACGAGACATCCGGCCGGTTTCACACCGTGGTCGACGGGTACACCGCCGAGCTCACCTACCGGCTCACCGGTGACCGGATGGTCATCACCCACACCGGCGTCCCTCCGGCCATCGAGGGCCGGGGCATCGGGTCGGCCCTGGTTCGGGCCGCCGTCGAGGACGCGACCGCCCGGGATCTGACGATCGTCCCCCTGTGTCCGTTCGTCGGCGCCTGGCTGGACCGCCACCCCGAAAGCAAGGTCAAGGTGGACCGGCCGGGGTGATAGCAGCCGCCGGGCGCATAATTCTGGGCGATGAACGCGCTTCGTAAGGCCTGGGTCGACTGGGCCGTCGATCTGACGGTCGCCGCCTTCTCGACGGCCGCAGCCGTAGTGCTCCACCTCGAAGTGGCAGGCGATTCGGTGTTGCCCGCCGGGCTGGTCACCTCCGCGTTTCACGGCGGATCGGTGCTGTTCCGCCGGCGCTACCCGCTCCCGGTGCTCGTCTTTCTCGCCGCCACCGCTGCGCTTTACGTCGTCCTGGGTTTTCCCGTCTTCATGCTGGGCCCGGCGGTCCTGTTTGCCATGTACAGCGCCGGCGCCGGACTGCCCGGCCGCCGGTCGGCAGTTGCGGCTGCGGCCATGACGGCGGTGGTCGCCCTCCTGGTTATGGTCGGGCCGGCCTTTCCGGGGTTCGCATCGGTGGTCTTCTACTCGGTCCTGGCGGGCGTCGCCTGGTGGCTGGGCCACCTGGTCCAGCGTTCCCGCACTGCTGCAGAGGAGCACGCCCGCCGGGCCGACGAGCTGGCCGCCACCCGGGAGGAGCTTGCCCGGTACGCGGTGTCGGAGGAGCGCCGGCGCATCGCCCGGGAACTGCACGACGTGGTCGCCCACTCGATGACCGTGGTCGCCATGCACGCCGGCACCGGTCGCTTGGTCGGGGCCGACAACCCGAAGGCGGCGATCGAGGCCCTGTCGACCGTCGAACGGCTGAGCCGGGACGCCCTGCAGGAGATGCGCCGCCTGGTGGGTCTGCTGCGGGAGGGAGCCGAGGACGATCAGGGGCTGGCGCCCGCACCGGGGCTCGGGGACCTGCACCGGCTGGTCGCCGAGGTGGTCGCCGCCGGAATGGCGGTGGAGGTGCACGCCGAGGGCCCGCTGGACCGGGTTCCGCCGGGGCCGGCCCTGGCGGCCTACCGGATCGTCCAGGAAGCCCTGACCAACGCAGTGAGACACAACGGAGCCGTCAAGGCCGAGCTGACGGTGAAGGTCACCGACAGCGAACTGTCTCTGCTCATCAGCAACGAACCGTCCGGCGGCGGCGCCGGCGGGCAGGCGGGCGGCGGGATGGGAATGGTCGGGATGAAAGAGAGGGTGCAGCTGTACGAGGGGACGCTCGACGCCGGCCCCGTGCCGGGCGGCGGCTACCGGGTGCAGGCGCGCATCCCCCTCAGCCTGGGGGCCGGATGATCCGGGTGGCCATCGCGGACGACCAGGGCCTCGTCCGGGCCGGCCTTAGAACCCTGCTCGACCACGCCGGTGATATGGAGTGCGCCGGCGAGGCGGCCGACGGGCTGGAGGCGGTCGACCTCG
This genomic interval from Actinomycetota bacterium contains the following:
- a CDS encoding DUF5996 family protein, translating into MTDFAAWPPLPYADWTDTKQTLHRYAQTVGKIRMALVPFRNHWWHVTLYVGTRGLTTGPMPMPDGRSVEIRFDFVDSLLHVITSAGESGSFQLRHGLTCASFYGQLFDALADLSLEVEIYPAPFDLDGPLLSEDTVHDAYDEEAVARYWTVLRRTVDVMNRFAGGFNGKQSPAHLFWHSFDLAYARYSGRPAPARPGADRVTLEAYSHEVISCGFWPGDDKTPAPSFYCYTAPAPEGLTAQPLEPSAAFWNEQAGTAYLPYDEVRTSPEPEATLLGFFESAYRAGATTGNWDIEAFTASGGSEIR
- a CDS encoding type II toxin-antitoxin system death-on-curing family toxin encodes the protein MASDEEFEYLDLNDLIYLARALFGDPPPIRDHGLLGAAAGRVAVTVSGEDAYPDIWTKAAALLQSIVKSHPLVDGNKRLGWLAAAAFLEINGVAITAAPNDGVYSLVMEVAAGRQSVEEIAARFRRLLQT
- a CDS encoding GNAT family N-acetyltransferase, whose product is MIDLEVTNDETSGRFHTVVDGYTAELTYRLTGDRMVITHTGVPPAIEGRGIGSALVRAAVEDATARDLTIVPLCPFVGAWLDRHPESKVKVDRPG
- a CDS encoding sensor histidine kinase; this encodes MNALRKAWVDWAVDLTVAAFSTAAAVVLHLEVAGDSVLPAGLVTSAFHGGSVLFRRRYPLPVLVFLAATAALYVVLGFPVFMLGPAVLFAMYSAGAGLPGRRSAVAAAAMTAVVALLVMVGPAFPGFASVVFYSVLAGVAWWLGHLVQRSRTAAEEHARRADELAATREELARYAVSEERRRIARELHDVVAHSMTVVAMHAGTGRLVGADNPKAAIEALSTVERLSRDALQEMRRLVGLLREGAEDDQGLAPAPGLGDLHRLVAEVVAAGMAVEVHAEGPLDRVPPGPALAAYRIVQEALTNAVRHNGAVKAELTVKVTDSELSLLISNEPSGGGAGGQAGGGMGMVGMKERVQLYEGTLDAGPVPGGGYRVQARIPLSLGAG